One window of Hylemonella gracilis genomic DNA carries:
- the mraZ gene encoding division/cell wall cluster transcriptional repressor MraZ: MFQGASSLSLDAKGRLSVPTRHRDVLASEASGLGAGQLTITKHPHGCLMVFPRPEWEKFRERIAALPMDAQWWKRIFLGNAMDVEIDATGRVLISPELRTAAGISKDVMLLGMGRHFELWDKTRYEAEEAQAMQARMPDAFKDFSF, translated from the coding sequence GTGTTTCAAGGGGCTTCATCGCTGAGTCTGGATGCCAAGGGGCGGCTGTCCGTGCCGACCCGGCATCGGGACGTGCTCGCCTCCGAAGCGTCGGGCCTGGGCGCCGGCCAGCTCACCATCACCAAGCACCCGCACGGTTGCCTCATGGTGTTCCCGCGCCCCGAATGGGAAAAGTTCCGCGAGCGCATCGCCGCGCTGCCCATGGATGCACAGTGGTGGAAGCGCATCTTCCTGGGCAATGCCATGGACGTGGAGATCGACGCCACGGGCCGCGTGCTGATCTCACCCGAGCTGCGGACGGCGGCCGGCATCAGCAAAGACGTGATGCTGTTGGGCATGGGGCGCCATTTCGAGCTCTGGGACAAGACGCGTTACGAGGCCGAGGAGGCTCAGGCCATGCAGGCCCGCATGCCTGACGCTTTCAAGGACTTTTCCTTCTAA
- the hslU gene encoding ATP-dependent protease ATPase subunit HslU encodes MSSMTPQEIVSELDRHIVGQRDAKRAVAIALRNRWRRQQVDAALRPEITPKNILMIGPTGVGKTEIARRLARLADAPFIKVEATKFTEVGYVGKDVDSIIRDLMDVAVKLTREAEMKKVRTRAEDAAEERILDALLPPPRDFSRDGFGEELERGRVERPDQGGDSNTRQIFRKKLREGQLDEREIEIELNEPKPQLEIMGPAGMEEMTEQLRGLFGQMGAGKRKLRKMRIPEAMRLLLDEEAAKLVNEDEIRAQALSNAEQNGIVFIDEIDKVTSRSEGQSTAEVSRQGVQRDLLPLVEGTSVSTKYGVIKTDHILFIASGAFHLSKPSDLIPELQGRLPIRVELASLSVQDFEAILTQTHASLTKQYQALLATEGVTLEFAPDGITRLAHIAYEVNERTENIGARRLATVMERLLDEVSFDATKLSGQMVKIDAAYVDQRLAALSKDEDLSHYIL; translated from the coding sequence ATGAGCAGCATGACCCCGCAGGAGATCGTCTCCGAACTGGATCGCCACATCGTGGGCCAGAGGGACGCCAAGCGTGCCGTGGCCATCGCCCTGCGCAACCGCTGGCGGCGCCAGCAGGTCGACGCCGCGCTGCGACCCGAAATCACGCCCAAGAACATCCTGATGATTGGTCCCACCGGCGTCGGCAAGACCGAGATCGCGCGTCGCCTGGCCCGCCTGGCCGATGCGCCGTTCATCAAGGTCGAGGCCACGAAGTTCACGGAGGTGGGTTACGTGGGCAAGGACGTGGACAGCATCATCCGGGACCTGATGGACGTGGCCGTGAAGCTGACCCGCGAGGCCGAGATGAAGAAGGTGCGCACCCGCGCCGAGGACGCGGCGGAAGAGCGCATCCTCGACGCGTTGTTGCCGCCGCCACGCGATTTTTCGCGCGACGGCTTTGGCGAGGAACTGGAGCGCGGTCGTGTCGAGCGCCCCGATCAGGGCGGCGACAGCAACACGCGCCAGATCTTCCGCAAGAAGCTGCGTGAGGGTCAGCTCGACGAGCGCGAGATCGAGATCGAACTCAATGAACCCAAACCGCAGCTCGAGATCATGGGGCCGGCCGGCATGGAGGAGATGACCGAGCAACTGCGTGGCCTGTTCGGGCAGATGGGCGCGGGCAAGCGCAAGCTGCGCAAGATGCGCATTCCCGAGGCCATGAGGCTGCTGCTGGACGAGGAGGCCGCCAAGCTGGTCAACGAGGACGAAATCCGCGCGCAGGCGCTGAGCAACGCGGAACAGAACGGCATCGTCTTCATCGACGAGATCGACAAGGTGACATCGCGCAGCGAAGGCCAGAGCACGGCGGAGGTCTCGCGCCAGGGCGTGCAGCGCGACTTGCTGCCCCTGGTCGAGGGCACCTCGGTCAGCACCAAGTACGGTGTCATCAAGACCGACCACATCCTCTTCATCGCCTCGGGCGCTTTCCATCTGAGCAAACCCAGCGACCTGATTCCCGAGCTGCAAGGCCGTCTGCCCATCCGCGTGGAGCTGGCCTCGCTGTCCGTGCAGGATTTCGAGGCCATCCTGACCCAGACGCATGCTTCGCTCACCAAGCAGTATCAGGCCCTGCTCGCGACCGAAGGCGTGACCCTGGAATTCGCGCCGGACGGCATCACGCGGCTCGCCCACATCGCCTACGAGGTGAACGAACGCACCGAGAATATCGGCGCGCGGCGCCTCGCGACCGTGATGGAGCGGCTGTTGGACGAAGTGAGCTTCGACGCCACCAAGCTCAGTGGGCAGATGGTGAAGATCGATGCCGCATACGTGGACCAACGGCTGGCGGCGTTGAGCAAGGATGAGGACCTCTCTCACTACATCCTCTGA